One stretch of Plasmodium berghei ANKA genome assembly, contig: PbANKA_00_3, whole genome shotgun sequence DNA includes these proteins:
- a CDS encoding BIR protein — MAISKVCGEFETIWKFFPDELKDSGEYDFKNALLNAYCPNGDSENNKECKTDVDKINAGSLWLFNKFYGDSNKFSNYADGKIDVVVYFMMWLGYKLNQKTHDGINTFNDFYTRNINNNEKYTNTIDGVEGYNSYKDLIDKKKEFMDISNENMSNLYDVFKMLCNMINNAKKNDNDETYLKYANNFVNKHNELKNDSNNIQGNSYNKILSTLSNDYTSFKNTYYDSNIRSKLPSLIMEKKTQISLRPNGSQDMFSSETLPSSTEIEVSISETDVSDSEKTLSSSLTISKLIPIPFILVATIILLGISYKYSLFGFRKKCKKIKKKINIRLEE, encoded by the exons atgGCAATTAGTAAAGTG TGTGGAGAGTTTGAAACTATATGGAAGTTTTTTCCCGATGAATTGAAAGATTCTGGAGAAtatgattttaaaaatgcatTACTCAATGCCTATTGCCCTAATGGAGATTCAGAAAACAATAAAGAATGTAAGACTGATGTTGATAAGATTAATGCTGGGTCTTTATggttatttaataaattttatggtGATAGTAATAAATTTTCGAATTATGCAGATGGAAAAATTGATGTTGTTGTATACTTTATGATGTGGTTAGGCTATAAGTTAAATCAAAAAACACATGACGGAATCAACACATTTAACGATTTTTATActagaaatataaataataatgaaaagtATACTAATACTATAGATGGTGTTGAGGGGTATAATAGTTATAAGGATCttatagataaaaaaaaagaattcATGGATATTTctaatgaaaatatgtcTAATCTTTATGATGTATTTAAAATGTTATGCAACATGATTAATAatgctaaaaaaaatgataatgacgaaacatatttaaaatatgctaataattttgttaataaacATAATGAACTTAAGAATGattctaataatattcaagggaattcatataataaaatattgtcTACATTATCAAATGATTATacttcttttaaaaatacttATTATGATTCTAATATAAGAAGTAAACTACCAAGTCTtataatggaaaaaaaaacacaaattTCTTTAAGGCCTAATGGATCACAAGATATGTTCTCGAGTGAAACGCTACCATCAAGTACTGAAATTGAAGTATCAATTTCTGAAACTGATGTATCAGATTCTGAAAAAACACTATCGAGTTCATTGACAATAAGCAAACTAATTCCAATTCCATTTATATTGGTTGCaacaataattttattaggAATTTCATATaag tattcgttatttggatttcgaaaaaaatgtaaaaaaataaagaagaaaattaatataagaCTCGAAGAGTAA